DNA from Gammaproteobacteria bacterium:
CGCCCGGCGCGGTAGGCACGGCGGCACTGGTGTTCGGCAATCTGGGCATCGCGCTGGTGGCGAGCTCGGCCGCGGCCATTAACCACCTGGCCGATCGGCATATGGACGCGGTGATGGCGCGAACGCGCCTGCGGCCGTTACCCAGCGGCCATCTGGAGGCGCGTCATGTGCTGGTGTTCGCCGCGGTGATCGGCGCGCTGGGCATGGCGATCCTCATCGCATTCGTCAATACGCTGACGGCGGTGCTGACGTTCGTCTCGCTGGTAGGATACGCGGTGATTTACACGCTTTATCTGAAGCATGCCACGCCTCAGAACATCGTGATCGGCGGCGCGGCGGGCGCGATGCCGCCGCTGCTGGGCTGGACCGCGGTGACCGGTCAGGTGGATCCTTATGCGCTGCTGCTGTTTCTGATCATCTTTACCTGGACGCCACCGCATTTCTGGGCGCTGGCGCTTTACCGTAAGGCGGAATACGCCAAGGTCAACGTGCCGATGCTGCCGGTGACGCATGG
Protein-coding regions in this window:
- a CDS encoding protoheme IX farnesyltransferase — translated: MSSPKVLNSPYGLLSQALDYLELCKPRVVALMVFTALVGMLLAAPGAVGTAALVFGNLGIALVASSAAAINHLADRHMDAVMARTRLRPLPSGHLEARHVLVFAAVIGALGMAILIAFVNTLTAVLTFVSLVGYAVIYTLYLKHATPQNIVIGGAAGAMPPLLGWTAVTGQVDPYALLLFLIIFTWTPPHFWALALYRKAEYAKVNVPMLPVTHGDDYTRLYILLYTLLMVVITVLPFATGMSGPIYLAGTLILNAVFLYYAVALMVTKRRALAMKTFVYSIVYLMLLFALLLFDRYLPIVMTQFPWP